A genomic region of Rhodothermia bacterium contains the following coding sequences:
- a CDS encoding tryptophan-rich sensory protein yields MGTYFPLLLFIGFSFGAAIIGGQFSTQTEWYFGLNKPDWQPPGYLFGLVWTPLYVLIGVSGWLAWRKGGFSYAPWAFAVYLAQWVLNAAWSWLFFGLQEIQWALYEIGALWLLIGLNIWLFWKINPWAGALLIPYWLWISFAGMLNFTIVRLNP; encoded by the coding sequence ATGGGTACTTATTTTCCATTACTTCTGTTTATTGGCTTCTCTTTTGGTGCGGCCATCATTGGAGGCCAATTCTCTACTCAAACGGAGTGGTATTTTGGACTGAATAAACCGGACTGGCAACCGCCGGGATACTTGTTTGGCCTAGTTTGGACGCCGCTTTATGTTCTGATTGGTGTTTCTGGTTGGCTCGCTTGGCGGAAAGGTGGATTTTCTTATGCGCCTTGGGCTTTTGCGGTCTATCTGGCGCAGTGGGTGCTTAATGCGGCGTGGAGTTGGTTGTTTTTTGGCCTGCAAGAAATCCAGTGGGCTTTATATGAGATTGGAGCGTTATGGCTCTTGATAGGTCTAAACATCTGGCTTTTCTGGAAAATTAATCCTTGGGCGGGCGCATTGTTGATCCCCTACTGGCTGTGGATCTCTTTTGCAGGCATGTTGAACTTCACCATTGTCCGCTTAAATCCATAG